A genomic window from Synechococcales cyanobacterium T60_A2020_003 includes:
- a CDS encoding rhodanese-like domain-containing protein gives MEKVFGIVPMPPSLQKKSRVYDLKARLDWGEPALTIIDVRDRQQFNLAHIMGAISMPMAELVERVCQSFEMTRDIYVYGETDEESAAAAEQLRSAGFVNVSELRGGLAAWKAVDYPIESTTAIAA, from the coding sequence ATGGAAAAAGTCTTCGGCATAGTTCCTATGCCTCCTAGTTTGCAAAAGAAGTCCCGTGTGTACGACCTAAAAGCACGATTGGACTGGGGAGAGCCAGCCCTCACCATTATTGACGTGCGTGATCGCCAGCAGTTCAACCTTGCTCATATTATGGGAGCCATCTCGATGCCCATGGCTGAGCTAGTTGAGCGGGTTTGCCAAAGCTTTGAGATGACGCGCGATATCTATGTGTATGGCGAAACGGACGAAGAGTCTGCTGCTGCTGCTGAACAGCTTCGTTCTGCTGGATTTGTGAACGTATCGGAGTTGCGTGGTGGTCTGGCGGCTTGGAAAGCGGTCGATTACCCCATTGAGTCTACAACGGCGATCGCAGCATAG
- the ureE gene encoding urease accessory protein UreE produces the protein MITLTEKLPPNPDLPVDYTLLLTAEERVRSRHCFQADNGDDLYFNLPRGTVLRDGDMLRSPTGVQVRVQAKPEPVLVVTSTDPFRLLRAAYHLGNRHVSLELHPTYLQLSPDPVLADMLQHLGVEIAQAMRPFQPEAGAYHHHH, from the coding sequence GTGATTACACTGACTGAAAAATTGCCTCCTAACCCTGATCTTCCCGTTGATTACACGCTCTTACTCACCGCCGAGGAACGGGTGCGATCGCGCCATTGCTTTCAAGCGGACAATGGTGATGATTTGTATTTCAACCTGCCTAGAGGCACCGTCCTGCGAGATGGCGATATGTTGCGATCGCCCACGGGCGTGCAAGTGCGAGTACAGGCGAAACCCGAACCCGTGCTAGTGGTGACCAGTACCGATCCGTTTCGGCTCCTGCGGGCGGCCTACCATTTAGGCAATCGCCATGTCTCGTTAGAACTGCATCCCACCTATCTGCAACTATCCCCCGATCCGGTACTGGCGGATATGCTTCAGCATTTGGGGGTTGAAATTGCTCAGGCGATGCGTCCGTTCCAGCCAGAAGCGGGCGCGTACCATCACCACCATTAA
- a CDS encoding heavy metal-binding domain-containing protein codes for MEGLIVFLGLLLIGYVVGTQTEKSHVRDIEQREQKVRHVPVYNLSNCELVPPAQTSTMVVGSVVISSDYFKTVMASLLSLIGGRISVYEGLLERGRREALLRMKEEAIAWGASQVLNVRIESASLNGDTSNGLMAIEVMAYGTGIR; via the coding sequence ATGGAAGGTCTAATCGTTTTTCTAGGATTGTTGCTGATCGGCTATGTTGTGGGGACTCAGACAGAGAAATCGCACGTTCGCGATATTGAACAGCGAGAACAAAAGGTTCGTCATGTTCCGGTGTATAACCTGTCTAATTGCGAATTGGTTCCGCCTGCCCAGACATCGACGATGGTTGTTGGAAGTGTCGTCATATCAAGTGATTACTTCAAAACAGTGATGGCGTCGTTGCTGAGTTTAATAGGTGGGCGCATTTCCGTCTATGAAGGTCTATTAGAGCGAGGGCGGCGAGAGGCTCTGCTGCGAATGAAAGAAGAGGCGATCGCCTGGGGAGCCAGCCAAGTCCTCAACGTCCGCATTGAAAGCGCCAGTCTTAATGGTGATACCAGTAATGGATTGATGGCGATCGAAGTGATGGCCTATGGCACTGGAATTCGCTAA
- a CDS encoding YbjQ family protein, protein MLLTTLESVPGRKTVRHLGLVQGSTVRAKNVGKDILAGFKNIVGGELKGYTELLQEARQEATNRMIQDATKMGANAIVNIRFGTSSIAQGAAELFAYGTAVVVE, encoded by the coding sequence ATGCTCTTAACTACGCTTGAAAGTGTTCCGGGACGAAAAACGGTGCGGCATTTGGGTTTGGTGCAGGGCAGTACGGTTCGTGCGAAAAACGTGGGTAAAGATATTCTGGCGGGATTCAAAAATATTGTGGGGGGCGAGCTGAAAGGATACACCGAGCTTTTGCAAGAGGCACGCCAAGAAGCCACCAATCGCATGATTCAAGACGCAACCAAGATGGGAGCCAATGCGATTGTGAATATTCGCTTTGGGACATCTTCTATTGCCCAGGGGGCGGCGGAGCTATTTGCCTACGGAACGGCGGTGGTGGTGGAGTAG